A window of Lacibacter sediminis contains these coding sequences:
- a CDS encoding AAA family ATPase translates to MYTEILKIIEGGLNKDFKKVYSYARLLIDKLIRDGDEKTAKLVERLIEREKPRTTVTMDELLTTPVDQESRMSIVDVELPRQDNTPVILQKLTQAKINDFINSVKHQGKLKAHGIEASNTLLLYGPPGCGKSTVAKYISEKTGLPLVIARFDAIVSSLLGNTAKNIRKIFDFADSRPCILFLDEFDAIAKARDDQYELGELKRVINSLLQNIDAYSQDNILIAATNHPELLDKAIWRRFNTVIEIGLPHKEEIKGLLYTYTEQFNSNLFEDKKKLERIVKLLEGKSPSDIKTILNNAMTQAIIRGDENLSYEDILIDIYEFDHHGAVSMDKMIEFLNEQGVAQTMIAEKMDVSIRQVRNYLLKENQNEENG, encoded by the coding sequence ATGTACACAGAAATACTAAAAATAATAGAAGGCGGGTTAAATAAGGACTTTAAGAAGGTATATAGTTATGCTAGGCTGCTGATTGATAAATTAATACGAGATGGAGATGAGAAGACTGCAAAATTAGTTGAGAGGCTTATTGAAAGGGAGAAACCTCGAACTACAGTAACAATGGATGAGCTTTTGACAACACCAGTTGACCAAGAAAGTAGAATGAGTATTGTAGATGTAGAATTGCCTCGTCAGGACAACACTCCGGTTATATTGCAAAAATTAACGCAAGCAAAAATTAATGACTTTATTAATTCTGTAAAACATCAGGGCAAATTAAAGGCTCATGGAATCGAAGCATCAAATACCTTGCTTTTATATGGACCTCCGGGCTGCGGAAAGTCAACTGTTGCAAAATATATTTCTGAAAAAACAGGTCTCCCATTAGTCATTGCAAGATTTGATGCCATCGTTTCGTCTCTTTTAGGGAATACCGCCAAAAATATCAGAAAGATTTTTGACTTTGCTGATAGTCGACCGTGCATTCTTTTTTTGGATGAATTTGATGCTATTGCAAAAGCAAGGGATGATCAATATGAATTAGGGGAACTAAAAAGAGTAATCAATAGTTTACTTCAAAATATAGATGCTTACTCCCAAGATAATATTTTGATAGCGGCTACTAATCATCCTGAACTACTCGACAAGGCTATTTGGCGAAGATTCAATACAGTGATTGAAATTGGATTGCCACATAAAGAAGAGATTAAAGGCTTGCTTTATACGTATACGGAACAGTTTAATAGCAATTTGTTTGAAGATAAAAAGAAGCTTGAAAGGATTGTAAAACTTCTTGAAGGCAAATCGCCATCTGACATAAAGACCATTCTTAATAATGCAATGACACAAGCAATTATAAGAGGTGACGAGAATTTGTCGTACGAAGATATCCTGATTGACATCTATGAGTTTGATCATCATGGTGCGGTGAGCATGGACAAAATGATTGAATTTTTGAATGAGCAAGGAGTAGCGCAAACAATGATTGCGGAAAAAATGGATGTGTCCATCAGGCAGGTAAGGAATTATTTATTAAAAGAAAATCAAAACGAAGAAAATGGCTGA
- a CDS encoding S8 family peptidase: MADKNLPIKFFEKRQKDEQATEGSGGGKLPEWVIQDRVVIRERSTYYRSVLASVSASLIKKVEEDNFLPSVIRLKLNDDAIAKSYRKDIAKLFNVDGKLNLIGFSSKDELLVKVDNADDLRYMSENFNAVEKEYYSPSVAIGISAIEDLTPYAPDVDVDLNQAEVLKVKLFNYHDHDLNSVLTRAFENYCKENSIDFQQTVYSADLNIYSVTNSTKDNLEELIEFDGVQSISEMPTFSLSLDELQEDNNLPVKKPEADKEYPIVGVLDTGIAKIPHLAPWIVKESHTNYVEDDINRSHGTFVAGVLVYGDELEGKNYTGFGECKLFEAIIYPDETKQKIYEHELIQQIREAISTYDHIKIWNLSLGTKTEADMHKFSDFAQTLDEIQEQHNVLVCKSAGNCGNFLRNAPRGRITCSADSVRSIVVGSIAHEKIDTDLAEKHYPSPFTRVGPGPSHLIKPDVVHFGGNAGMNARNELVKNCIKSFSTDGSIAHNVGTSFSTPRVSAIAAGLNHMISEAFNPLLLKALVIHSSKYPSEMALDISEKIRMAGFGLPANVKDILFNDPNEITLILQDTLEKGSFVNIMDFPYPQSMVDEEGYFYGEVTITLATSPILDASQGAEYCQSNMDVYFGSYDEKVDRDITLPHIKNPIKPEGNKNLLDEGIYSKRAVKNIDNKFTKERVLLAYGRKYQPVKKWVVSFDELTDTNRENFLKAPKQWYLKLQGVYRDFTEAMCEKQNITPKQEFCLIVTIRDTKKKGNIYNEVTQLLDTYSFIHKNIKIKEQVKIKLGN, translated from the coding sequence ATGGCTGACAAGAATTTACCAATCAAGTTTTTTGAAAAACGCCAAAAAGATGAGCAAGCAACTGAAGGTTCTGGTGGTGGGAAGTTGCCCGAATGGGTGATTCAGGATCGAGTAGTGATTCGTGAAAGATCAACCTATTACAGGAGTGTATTGGCTAGTGTATCTGCTTCACTTATTAAAAAAGTAGAGGAAGACAATTTTCTTCCCAGTGTGATACGGCTAAAACTGAACGACGATGCGATTGCAAAATCTTACAGAAAAGATATTGCAAAGTTATTTAACGTTGATGGCAAACTGAATTTGATAGGTTTTAGTAGTAAAGATGAGTTGTTGGTAAAGGTTGATAATGCAGATGATTTGAGATACATGAGTGAGAATTTTAATGCCGTTGAAAAGGAATACTATAGTCCTTCTGTCGCAATTGGGATTTCTGCGATTGAAGATTTAACTCCCTATGCTCCAGACGTGGATGTTGATTTGAACCAAGCGGAAGTATTAAAAGTCAAACTTTTTAACTATCATGATCATGACTTAAATAGTGTGCTGACTAGAGCATTTGAAAATTATTGCAAAGAAAATAGTATTGATTTTCAACAAACAGTTTATTCAGCCGACTTAAATATTTATAGTGTAACAAATAGCACGAAAGATAATCTGGAAGAGTTAATCGAATTTGATGGGGTACAGAGTATTAGTGAAATGCCAACGTTCAGTTTGAGTTTAGATGAACTACAAGAAGACAATAATTTGCCAGTTAAAAAGCCTGAGGCTGATAAGGAATATCCGATTGTAGGAGTATTAGATACAGGCATTGCTAAAATTCCTCATTTGGCACCATGGATTGTGAAGGAATCTCATACGAATTATGTCGAAGATGATATTAATCGTTCACATGGGACTTTCGTTGCAGGTGTGTTAGTATACGGTGACGAACTCGAAGGAAAAAATTATACCGGATTTGGGGAGTGTAAATTATTTGAGGCCATTATCTACCCGGACGAAACTAAACAAAAGATTTACGAGCATGAACTAATACAACAAATACGTGAAGCCATAAGTACATATGATCATATAAAGATTTGGAATTTATCATTAGGAACAAAAACAGAAGCCGACATGCATAAGTTTTCAGATTTCGCACAAACGCTAGATGAGATACAGGAACAGCACAATGTATTAGTTTGTAAGTCGGCAGGTAACTGCGGAAACTTTTTACGTAATGCGCCAAGAGGCCGTATTACCTGCTCAGCTGATTCTGTAAGAAGTATTGTTGTAGGATCAATCGCTCATGAAAAAATTGATACTGATTTGGCTGAAAAACACTATCCTTCGCCTTTCACAAGAGTTGGCCCTGGACCTTCACACTTAATAAAACCTGATGTTGTGCATTTTGGAGGTAACGCCGGTATGAATGCAAGAAATGAATTGGTCAAGAATTGTATTAAATCGTTTTCTACAGATGGTAGTATTGCCCACAATGTAGGTACCAGTTTTTCTACGCCAAGAGTATCTGCGATAGCAGCGGGACTTAACCATATGATTAGCGAGGCGTTTAATCCTTTACTGTTAAAAGCATTAGTCATTCATTCATCAAAGTATCCATCTGAAATGGCACTAGATATTTCAGAGAAGATACGGATGGCTGGATTTGGGTTACCAGCTAATGTTAAGGATATATTGTTTAACGATCCAAATGAGATCACATTGATTTTACAAGATACGTTGGAGAAAGGAAGTTTTGTGAACATCATGGATTTTCCTTACCCACAAAGTATGGTTGATGAAGAAGGTTATTTTTACGGAGAAGTAACAATAACATTGGCGACTTCTCCAATTCTGGATGCATCACAAGGTGCTGAATATTGCCAGAGTAACATGGATGTTTATTTTGGTAGTTATGATGAAAAGGTGGATAGAGACATAACGCTACCTCATATCAAAAACCCGATTAAACCAGAAGGCAATAAAAATTTATTGGATGAAGGCATTTACAGTAAAAGGGCAGTTAAGAATATCGATAATAAGTTTACCAAAGAGAGAGTGTTACTGGCTTATGGACGAAAGTATCAACCGGTTAAGAAATGGGTTGTAAGTTTTGATGAATTGACAGATACAAACAGGGAGAATTTTTTAAAAGCTCCGAAGCAGTGGTATCTAAAACTGCAAGGGGTGTATCGAGATTTTACAGAAGCAATGTGCGAAAAACAAAATATTACACCTAAGCAGGAATTTTGTCTTATCGTGACAATACGTGATACAAAGAAAAAGGGGAATATTTATAATGAGGTTACTCAGTTGTTAGATACGTACAGCTTCATACACAAGAATATTAAAATTAAGGAACAGGTTAAAATTAAGCTTGGTAATTAA
- a CDS encoding DUF2188 domain-containing protein — protein sequence MGKNQHVTKHPGGGWQVKGAGNDKATKVTETQKQAIDAAKGIAKHQQSEVVIHGTDGRIRDKDSYGNDPVPPKDTKN from the coding sequence ATGGGTAAGAATCAACATGTAACCAAACACCCAGGAGGTGGATGGCAAGTAAAAGGCGCCGGTAATGACAAAGCAACAAAAGTTACCGAAACGCAAAAGCAAGCAATTGATGCGGCTAAAGGAATAGCCAAGCATCAACAATCGGAAGTTGTTATTCACGGTACGGATGGAAGAATCAGGGATAAAGATTCCTACGGCAACGATCCTGTACCACCGAAAGACACAAAGAATTAA
- a CDS encoding multiubiquitin domain-containing protein yields the protein MSNVVEKEDDKKDLVIIVNAEEKVWTDKSISFEQLAEIAYGSYEDNEAITYSITYKRGMGNKPEGSLIKGQSVQVKDKMIFNVTRTNRS from the coding sequence ATGAGTAACGTAGTAGAAAAAGAAGATGATAAGAAAGATCTTGTGATCATTGTAAACGCTGAAGAAAAAGTGTGGACTGACAAATCAATTTCATTTGAACAACTTGCGGAAATAGCATATGGTAGTTATGAAGACAACGAAGCTATTACCTATTCAATTACCTACAAAAGAGGAATGGGCAACAAGCCGGAAGGGTCCCTTATAAAAGGTCAATCAGTTCAAGTAAAAGATAAAATGATATTCAATGTCACAAGAACTAATAGGTCGTAG
- a CDS encoding ThiF family adenylyltransferase has protein sequence MSQELIGRSPALKKLQDEGYGIQEKGGLVIVHQIPYVNNKKEVCSGTLVSELTLASAKVVGVPSTHVIYFIGEYPCDVNGQPLTALRHSSSKQTLGNGIVVDHSFSNKPGRNYLDYYEKITTYCNLISSPAKAIDPNVTEKNFMVFSDATSDSVFHYTDTNASRANILSITEKLEGQKIAIIGVGGTGSYIFDFVAKTPVQEIHLFDADTFYVHNAFRAPGAASDEDLNKQLKKVEYLKSRYSVLHKNIVAHPFHISDETIKELSGMSYVFIAVDKGDIKNIIIKSLLSEGITFIDVGMGINVVNNSLMGMLRVTTGSPTKNDHLSERISFADDRDDEYATNIQIAELNALNAALAVIKWKKLCGFYNDLEGEYHTTYSINVSQMVNDEVTL, from the coding sequence ATGTCACAAGAACTAATAGGTCGTAGTCCCGCACTCAAAAAATTGCAGGATGAAGGTTATGGAATTCAGGAAAAAGGTGGGCTAGTAATAGTCCACCAAATTCCATACGTTAACAATAAAAAGGAAGTGTGCTCTGGAACATTAGTCAGCGAATTGACTTTGGCATCAGCCAAGGTCGTAGGAGTACCCAGCACGCATGTTATTTATTTCATTGGAGAATATCCATGTGATGTGAACGGGCAACCACTAACAGCTTTACGACATAGTAGCAGTAAACAAACATTAGGCAATGGAATAGTAGTGGATCATTCCTTCTCAAATAAACCAGGAAGGAATTATCTGGATTATTATGAGAAAATAACGACTTATTGCAATTTAATTTCCAGCCCTGCTAAGGCAATTGATCCGAATGTTACGGAAAAGAATTTCATGGTTTTTTCCGATGCAACCAGCGACAGTGTTTTTCATTATACTGACACTAATGCTAGCAGAGCAAACATCCTTTCAATTACGGAAAAATTGGAAGGGCAAAAGATTGCTATTATTGGAGTTGGAGGTACAGGGTCATACATATTTGACTTTGTTGCAAAAACGCCCGTGCAAGAAATACATTTATTTGATGCAGACACTTTTTACGTGCATAATGCATTCAGAGCTCCGGGAGCGGCGAGTGATGAAGATCTTAACAAGCAATTGAAGAAAGTTGAATATCTCAAAAGCAGATATTCAGTATTACACAAAAATATCGTTGCACACCCTTTTCATATTTCAGACGAAACAATAAAAGAGCTTTCAGGAATGAGCTATGTGTTTATTGCAGTAGATAAAGGTGATATTAAAAATATTATTATCAAATCCTTGTTAAGCGAAGGCATCACTTTTATTGATGTTGGGATGGGTATAAACGTAGTAAACAATTCATTGATGGGTATGCTAAGGGTAACCACCGGAAGCCCTACTAAAAATGATCATCTAAGTGAAAGAATTTCTTTTGCTGATGACAGGGATGACGAATATGCCACGAATATCCAAATTGCCGAGCTTAATGCTTTAAATGCCGCACTCGCAGTAATTAAATGGAAAAAGTTGTGTGGTTTTTACAATGACTTGGAAGGTGAATATCATACAACTTACAGTATTAATGTATCCCAAATGGTAAACGATGAAGTTACACTATAA
- a CDS encoding DUF6527 family protein, which yields MEFGTAIHRCVCGCGSRVVTPISPTGWQLTYDGESITLDPSIGNWSFECKSHYWIRKSVVEYVVEWSISEHEPKKKNWKKGIKNLIKRKKKQKK from the coding sequence ATGGAGTTTGGAACCGCAATTCATCGATGCGTTTGCGGATGTGGTAGTAGAGTTGTGACACCTATTTCGCCTACCGGTTGGCAACTAACATATGATGGAGAAAGCATCACTCTCGACCCTTCCATAGGAAATTGGAGTTTTGAGTGTAAGTCACATTACTGGATAAGGAAAAGTGTTGTCGAATATGTCGTGGAGTGGTCTATATCCGAACACGAACCCAAAAAGAAGAACTGGAAAAAAGGAATCAAGAATTTAATAAAACGAAAAAAGAAACAAAAAAAGTAA
- a CDS encoding DUF2846 domain-containing protein, whose protein sequence is MKKVCFFLLLLVAAFVQVQGQSQKATVYLLRPDGPDKYVPYYTYIDQTLLCKLGRGKYSVHEVDPGEHKFHAQYKGNVKSTPETELIVNLEAGKTYYIAINIVTKAFGKGSFYCTQLSEAEGVKWAEAFVLDKKCL, encoded by the coding sequence ATGAAAAAAGTCTGTTTCTTTTTACTGCTGCTCGTTGCAGCGTTTGTTCAGGTACAGGGGCAAAGCCAAAAAGCAACTGTTTATCTGTTACGACCTGACGGTCCGGACAAGTATGTACCGTATTACACCTATATTGATCAAACCCTTTTATGCAAGTTGGGTAGAGGGAAGTATTCAGTTCATGAAGTAGACCCGGGTGAACATAAATTTCATGCACAATACAAAGGCAATGTGAAATCAACACCCGAAACAGAACTCATCGTCAATCTGGAAGCCGGAAAAACCTATTATATCGCTATCAACATTGTAACAAAGGCTTTTGGGAAAGGCAGTTTTTATTGTACACAACTGAGTGAAGCGGAAGGGGTGAAATGGGCCGAAGCTTTTGTACTTGATAAAAAATGCTTGTAA
- a CDS encoding outer membrane protein assembly factor BamB family protein produces the protein MKPVNHLYILSKGRVAAVNKKDGAIVWEIKLKEYHANSNGYNYGQISAEGDKLFVASSGILFCLRVKDGSLVWVNELKGWGYNFISMAGVANEPAAAAAAATQAAVTAAVITSAT, from the coding sequence ATGAAGCCTGTCAATCATCTGTACATTCTGTCGAAAGGAAGAGTAGCTGCTGTCAATAAAAAAGATGGCGCAATTGTTTGGGAAATTAAACTGAAAGAATACCATGCCAACAGCAATGGCTATAACTACGGACAAATTTCTGCGGAAGGCGATAAACTCTTTGTAGCCTCCTCCGGTATCTTGTTTTGCTTACGTGTAAAAGATGGCTCACTGGTATGGGTAAACGAACTGAAAGGATGGGGTTACAACTTTATTAGTATGGCAGGCGTTGCAAACGAACCGGCTGCTGCTGCGGCAGCTGCAACACAGGCCGCTGTAACAGCTGCTGTCATCACCAGCGCAACGTAA
- a CDS encoding sulfite oxidase-like oxidoreductase, giving the protein MHESEKRNRIVEARMKLKARFETKIQSTPSVADDKPLGTGSINRHGMPVLPIGQTITHKWPVLDLGLQPAVSLNDWRLIVDGEVENPLNLTWEEFLALPQSQDTSDFHCVTTWSKLNMIWNGVRFIDLAAMAQPKETATHIMCYSYDDYSVNVSLEEALKPDVLIAHTVEGNPLPKEHGGPARMITPQLYAWKGAKWINRIEFLKENKLGFWEQRGYSNTAYPWRNDRYS; this is encoded by the coding sequence ATGCACGAATCTGAAAAACGAAACCGGATTGTTGAAGCCAGAATGAAACTGAAAGCAAGGTTTGAAACAAAAATTCAATCGACCCCTTCAGTTGCTGATGACAAACCTTTGGGCACCGGCAGTATCAACCGACATGGGATGCCTGTTTTACCAATAGGACAAACGATTACGCACAAATGGCCGGTGTTGGATCTTGGCCTCCAACCTGCTGTTTCATTAAACGACTGGAGACTTATTGTGGATGGAGAAGTTGAGAACCCCTTAAACCTCACATGGGAAGAATTTCTTGCCTTACCACAATCGCAGGACACTTCCGATTTCCATTGCGTTACCACCTGGTCAAAACTGAATATGATTTGGAATGGAGTAAGATTTATTGACCTCGCAGCCATGGCACAACCCAAAGAAACAGCAACCCATATCATGTGCTATAGTTATGACGACTACAGTGTGAATGTTTCGTTGGAAGAAGCATTGAAACCCGATGTACTGATTGCTCATACTGTAGAAGGAAATCCATTGCCAAAAGAACATGGTGGTCCGGCACGCATGATTACGCCACAACTATATGCATGGAAAGGAGCTAAATGGATCAACAGAATAGAGTTTCTTAAAGAAAATAAATTGGGTTTCTGGGAACAAAGAGGTTATTCCAATACGGCTTATCCATGGAGAAACGATAGGTATAGCTAA
- a CDS encoding DUF6438 domain-containing protein: MKKMNLLMFTICCISLSYSVDAQKKENFKFTKLVYHASRCNGSCPQISLIIKRNRKIIVRREMFKTKSQVDERYSGQFKGRLSPALFNEIILQLKAAQLDSLKFPDVDCCDGSIKTLIVYYNGKRRQFKSMAPPETVQQLFETLSSIAIDTKLKRAAVTKGIEE; this comes from the coding sequence ATGAAAAAGATGAATCTCCTGATGTTTACTATTTGCTGCATCAGCTTATCCTATTCAGTTGATGCGCAAAAGAAGGAAAACTTTAAATTTACAAAACTTGTTTATCACGCAAGCCGTTGCAATGGCTCCTGCCCTCAGATAAGTTTAATAATTAAGCGCAACAGAAAAATAATTGTGCGCCGGGAGATGTTCAAAACAAAAAGCCAGGTTGATGAGCGTTACAGTGGACAATTTAAAGGCAGGCTGAGTCCCGCACTGTTTAATGAGATCATCCTCCAATTAAAAGCCGCTCAACTGGATTCTTTAAAATTTCCGGATGTAGATTGCTGCGATGGCTCCATTAAAACACTGATCGTTTATTACAATGGAAAACGCAGACAGTTTAAATCGATGGCGCCACCGGAAACTGTGCAACAATTATTCGAAACATTATCATCCATCGCCATCGATACAAAATTAAAGCGGGCAGCTGTAACAAAAGGTATAGAAGAATAA
- a CDS encoding outer membrane beta-barrel protein, whose amino-acid sequence MAISREHKIAQQQKRSESLLINQKNQSKMSKVFVAFFSAVIFSVSSVAYAQGFSMNISAAPQFSFVRNIDDSDPTLDKQATFKPRVGIGIAYQFAQGTGLELDVLYSWQGQKYRTNGVERNQKINYVKVPVLFSYVAAPKSKVSFVGKIGPQLSFLTTSKLTDGNDNDVISDTDDRFEDVGFGGVVVAGAQIRLSSRLVLEPSVWFDNEFTNAESENFRTLPVRRESRHNMTTGLQLQLIYKFDKK is encoded by the coding sequence ATGGCAATCAGTCGAGAACACAAAATTGCACAACAGCAAAAACGATCGGAATCATTATTAATTAACCAAAAAAATCAAAGTAAAATGAGTAAAGTATTTGTAGCCTTTTTTTCAGCCGTCATCTTTTCGGTGTCGTCAGTAGCATATGCGCAAGGCTTTTCTATGAACATCAGCGCTGCACCTCAATTTAGTTTTGTCAGAAACATTGATGACTCAGATCCCACTCTTGACAAACAAGCAACGTTTAAACCACGAGTTGGAATCGGCATTGCCTATCAATTTGCACAAGGGACAGGGTTGGAACTTGATGTACTCTACTCCTGGCAAGGTCAGAAGTATCGCACAAACGGAGTAGAAAGAAATCAAAAAATCAATTACGTTAAAGTGCCGGTTTTGTTTTCTTACGTTGCCGCCCCAAAATCAAAAGTATCCTTTGTCGGCAAAATTGGTCCGCAATTGTCTTTTTTGACTACATCGAAACTCACAGATGGAAACGACAATGATGTCATAAGCGATACAGATGACCGGTTTGAAGATGTTGGCTTTGGAGGAGTGGTAGTAGCTGGTGCACAAATACGGCTTAGCTCCAGATTAGTTCTTGAGCCATCTGTTTGGTTTGATAACGAGTTTACAAATGCAGAAAGCGAAAATTTTAGAACACTTCCTGTTAGACGAGAGAGTCGTCACAACATGACAACAGGATTACAATTGCAACTTATATACAAATTCGATAAAAAATAG
- a CDS encoding MBL fold metallo-hydrolase, whose product MNMHQTGTITRGQFLRFAGIITAGLTFAPREIFAQESPVTTIIAAAAKDPVIVQLLRGNIHLLEGSGGNIAVFDGPEGKLMVDAGISVSQKKIMASLSKISTKPTKYLINTHWHFDHADGNEWVHNTGATIIAHANTKKNLSKTITVKDWNYTFKPHTKAGLPTVVFQKEHTLKFNGSAIQLRYYPPAHTDSDISVYFPSADVLHVGDTWWNAHYPFIDHDSGGNLDGMINACTQNLAMSTDKTLIIPGHGAVGNRTDLLEYRDMLVSVKEHVSKLKKSGMSLNATIDAKPTKVFDSKFGNFVLNGAFFTKLVYADV is encoded by the coding sequence ATGAACATGCATCAAACTGGCACAATTACGAGAGGACAGTTTCTTCGGTTTGCGGGCATCATAACAGCAGGGCTTACGTTTGCTCCCCGGGAAATTTTTGCACAGGAAAGTCCGGTTACAACCATTATTGCTGCAGCAGCGAAAGACCCGGTAATTGTACAACTGCTAAGGGGTAATATACATTTGCTGGAGGGCTCCGGTGGTAACATTGCCGTTTTTGACGGACCGGAAGGAAAGCTGATGGTGGACGCAGGCATTTCAGTATCGCAAAAGAAAATTATGGCATCACTTTCCAAGATCAGTACAAAGCCAACAAAGTACCTTATTAATACGCATTGGCATTTTGATCATGCCGATGGTAATGAATGGGTACATAATACAGGGGCAACTATTATTGCTCATGCGAACACAAAAAAGAACCTGTCTAAAACAATTACTGTAAAAGATTGGAATTATACATTTAAGCCACACACAAAAGCCGGATTACCTACAGTTGTTTTTCAAAAAGAGCATACACTAAAGTTTAATGGATCAGCTATACAACTGAGGTATTACCCACCAGCCCATACAGACAGTGACATCTCTGTCTATTTTCCTTCCGCAGATGTATTGCATGTTGGTGATACCTGGTGGAATGCTCATTATCCATTTATCGATCACGACAGTGGCGGCAATCTTGATGGCATGATCAATGCGTGTACCCAGAACCTTGCCATGAGTACCGATAAAACGTTAATTATACCAGGGCACGGTGCTGTTGGCAATCGTACCGATCTGTTAGAATACCGTGATATGCTTGTTTCGGTAAAGGAACATGTTTCAAAATTAAAAAAATCGGGTATGTCGTTGAACGCAACAATTGATGCGAAGCCAACGAAGGTATTCGACAGCAAGTTTGGAAATTTTGTTTTAAATGGCGCTTTTTTTACAAAGCTCGTTTATGCCGATGTTTAG
- a CDS encoding DUF6130 family protein, which produces MKKNYQRTRKQLFILTLLLMNLTSNIMAQPSAKEVRGAAPVVPVKNEPLPKLFVYPPLAGPLKLGQVVIQYRADNVHFVPVYGVGALDVSPRVGHVHVTVDNAAWHWADASGEPIILNGFLPGKHTVLIELADPTHKIIDSKEVSFIIPDVKKG; this is translated from the coding sequence ATGAAAAAGAATTATCAACGAACACGCAAGCAATTATTTATTCTAACTCTTTTACTTATGAACCTTACATCAAACATAATGGCCCAACCTTCAGCAAAGGAGGTTCGTGGTGCTGCGCCAGTGGTACCAGTTAAAAATGAGCCTCTTCCCAAACTGTTTGTTTACCCGCCGCTTGCAGGTCCGCTGAAACTTGGGCAGGTGGTGATTCAGTACCGGGCAGACAATGTTCATTTTGTGCCGGTGTATGGTGTGGGTGCATTAGATGTATCGCCTCGAGTTGGACATGTTCATGTAACGGTTGATAACGCAGCATGGCATTGGGCCGATGCCAGCGGCGAACCGATTATTCTTAATGGCTTTCTGCCTGGCAAGCATACCGTATTGATTGAGTTGGCTGACCCGACACATAAAATAATTGATAGCAAAGAAGTAAGCTTTATTATTCCCGATGTTAAAAAGGGTTGA
- a CDS encoding SDR family oxidoreductase: MRKIIFITGTSTGFGRLMTITLAKAGHTVVAGMRGTTEKNMMVAKELAELPNVDVVEIDVVSDESVTKAFEKTLSKHGRIDVLVNNAALSGFGLLEAYSLDRIRQLFEVNFYGVIRTYQAVLPAMRKAKSGLIINITSGASGHTLPFMIPYLASKFCVESITEGIQEELAQFGIENVSIQPGVYPTEMNTGVKSGVLSDKPEITAAYEPKATEMFEALGAGLFGKMAEFKMDPQVIADGVLALIEMKDGTRPLRYPLDAIAEGTDREFIEARAEIKSRWLSKYNA; this comes from the coding sequence ATGCGTAAAATAATCTTCATCACAGGAACAAGCACAGGCTTTGGCAGACTAATGACAATCACTTTGGCAAAAGCAGGACATACCGTTGTAGCGGGTATGCGTGGTACAACTGAAAAGAATATGATGGTTGCTAAAGAGCTGGCCGAACTGCCCAATGTTGATGTGGTAGAAATAGATGTCGTGAGCGATGAGTCAGTAACGAAGGCGTTTGAAAAAACTCTTTCAAAACATGGCCGGATAGATGTATTGGTAAACAATGCAGCCTTGAGTGGATTTGGTTTGTTAGAAGCATATAGTCTTGATCGGATACGACAACTATTTGAAGTTAATTTTTACGGCGTTATCCGTACGTACCAGGCAGTGTTGCCTGCTATGCGCAAGGCAAAGAGCGGTTTAATTATCAACATCACATCCGGTGCAAGCGGACATACGCTGCCATTCATGATTCCCTACCTCGCTTCAAAGTTCTGTGTTGAAAGCATAACAGAAGGAATACAAGAGGAGCTGGCTCAATTTGGAATTGAAAATGTGAGCATTCAACCCGGCGTGTATCCTACTGAAATGAATACAGGTGTTAAGTCGGGTGTGCTGTCAGACAAACCGGAAATCACTGCGGCATACGAACCCAAGGCAACCGAAATGTTTGAAGCGTTGGGTGCCGGGTTATTCGGCAAAATGGCTGAATTCAAAATGGATCCCCAGGTGATTGCCGATGGCGTCTTGGCACTCATTGAGATGAAAGATGGCACCCGTCCGCTACGCTATCCGCTGGACGCAATTGCTGAAGGTACAGACCGTGAATTTATTGAGGCAAGGGCGGAAATAAAATCGAGATGGCTATCAAAATATAACGCATAA